A DNA window from Microcystis aeruginosa NIES-843 contains the following coding sequences:
- a CDS encoding ATP-binding cassette domain-containing protein, translating into MTNSPNIKTVISQEPYIILNNQGEFLPSINLSRPNYKLGRDGQQVDLVVPQHWTVVSRVQACFRRQGDDYYIYDGDGTNPSSNQLFINNRVITPKDGYLLQNGDEIHIGQDVKNSVKITYYHPNQPVKSPPLAFKSVSLGNRSVVLGRDNAATVVLDAPTISRQHAIIDSDNQNRYILYDKSTNGVFIDGEKVSGSAILTNGCTVRIGPYSFRLQGDDLVLLDTGDNIRLDAEDIVRMVRDKKKRPLIILNHISLPIEPSQLVAIVGGSGAGKSTFLKTLLGIEPTTSGTVYLNGEELRQNFNIYRTQIGYVPQYDIVHRDLTVGEVLYYASKLRLPPDLNCQEVIEKTLQQVELLERRNTLVRDLSGGQLKRVSIAVELLANPKLFFLDEPTSGLDPGLDKKMMELLAKLAKEGRTILLVTHATNNINLCDRLVFLGQGGNLCYFGSPGEALNFFSLPQGDFADIYIHLETSEKVEQECQRFQQSDYYKNNIEARIGKIFQQNHSKPQQVQQSFWSQLQVLCQRYSQLIIRDQFSLILYLLTAPIGIFLMAVVSGDKNPLFLGDNPRFEDAIQSAPLALKTLFVFTCAQLWVGFACSLQEIVKESAIYQRERLVNLGLLPYLFSKILVLAALAFLQTIVIICVIFWRFTDQQPELMTWLIGFFITTFLTIFAAINLGLLISAGVNNITQANSALPLILIPQIIFAGVLFNLEGLGKYLSWLMISRWSIGAYGVLVEVEAMIAEAKEQNTFKLPLPFEDTNQVYQLSINNLLLNWGVLILHSLIYFLLTYWLQKRKDIL; encoded by the coding sequence ATGACCAATTCTCCCAACATTAAAACGGTTATTAGTCAAGAACCCTACATTATTCTTAACAATCAGGGAGAATTTCTCCCTTCTATTAATCTGAGTCGTCCTAATTATAAATTGGGGCGGGATGGTCAACAGGTGGATTTAGTTGTTCCCCAACACTGGACGGTGGTGAGTCGAGTACAAGCTTGTTTTCGTCGTCAGGGAGATGATTACTATATCTACGATGGAGACGGGACTAATCCTAGTTCCAATCAACTTTTTATCAATAATCGCGTGATTACTCCCAAAGATGGCTATCTTTTACAAAATGGGGATGAGATTCATATCGGTCAAGATGTCAAAAATTCGGTCAAGATCACCTATTATCATCCTAACCAACCAGTAAAAAGCCCACCTTTAGCTTTTAAATCGGTTTCCCTAGGCAATCGCAGTGTAGTTTTAGGACGAGATAATGCTGCTACTGTGGTTTTAGACGCGCCGACAATTTCCCGACAACACGCGATTATCGATAGCGATAACCAGAATCGTTATATTCTCTACGACAAAAGCACCAATGGAGTCTTTATCGACGGAGAAAAAGTATCGGGTAGTGCCATTTTAACCAATGGTTGTACGGTGAGAATCGGACCCTATAGTTTTCGGTTGCAGGGAGATGACTTAGTTTTATTAGATACGGGGGATAATATCCGTCTGGATGCCGAAGATATCGTCAGGATGGTGCGGGATAAAAAGAAACGACCGTTGATAATTCTCAATCATATCTCCTTACCGATCGAACCGAGTCAATTAGTGGCGATTGTCGGGGGAAGTGGTGCGGGAAAATCGACTTTCTTAAAGACTTTATTAGGAATTGAACCCACCACCTCGGGAACTGTTTATCTGAATGGGGAAGAGCTGCGCCAGAACTTTAATATCTATCGCACCCAAATCGGTTATGTTCCCCAATACGATATCGTTCACAGGGATTTAACCGTGGGAGAAGTGTTATATTATGCTTCTAAATTAAGGCTACCTCCGGATCTTAATTGCCAAGAAGTGATCGAGAAAACCCTACAGCAGGTGGAATTATTAGAAAGAAGAAATACTTTAGTCAGAGACTTAAGCGGTGGTCAGTTAAAAAGGGTGAGTATTGCGGTAGAATTATTAGCCAATCCCAAATTATTCTTTTTAGATGAACCCACCTCGGGATTAGACCCCGGTTTAGATAAAAAGATGATGGAATTGCTGGCAAAATTGGCCAAAGAAGGCAGAACAATTCTCCTAGTTACCCATGCTACTAATAATATCAATCTCTGCGATCGATTAGTTTTTCTTGGTCAAGGGGGCAATTTATGTTATTTTGGTTCTCCGGGGGAGGCCTTAAATTTTTTCTCTTTACCTCAGGGGGATTTTGCCGATATTTATATTCATCTGGAAACTAGCGAAAAAGTTGAGCAAGAATGTCAACGTTTCCAACAATCCGACTACTACAAAAATAATATTGAAGCAAGAATCGGTAAAATATTTCAGCAAAATCATAGTAAACCGCAACAGGTTCAACAATCTTTTTGGTCGCAACTACAGGTTTTATGTCAACGCTATAGCCAGTTAATTATCCGTGATCAATTTAGTTTAATTTTATACCTATTAACCGCCCCGATTGGAATTTTCTTAATGGCCGTGGTTTCAGGGGACAAAAATCCTTTATTTTTGGGGGATAATCCCAGGTTTGAAGATGCTATCCAATCCGCACCTTTAGCCTTAAAAACTCTCTTTGTTTTTACCTGCGCGCAACTGTGGGTAGGTTTTGCCTGTTCCCTACAGGAAATTGTCAAAGAATCAGCAATTTATCAGCGAGAAAGATTAGTTAATCTGGGATTATTACCCTATTTATTCTCAAAAATTCTGGTTTTAGCAGCCTTAGCTTTTCTGCAAACAATTGTAATTATCTGCGTGATATTTTGGCGATTTACTGACCAACAACCGGAATTAATGACCTGGTTAATTGGCTTTTTTATTACCACATTTTTAACTATATTTGCGGCGATTAATCTCGGTTTATTAATTTCTGCTGGGGTTAATAACATCACCCAAGCAAATAGCGCCTTACCTTTAATTTTAATCCCTCAGATTATCTTTGCTGGGGTATTATTTAACTTAGAAGGTCTGGGAAAATATCTATCATGGTTGATGATTAGTCGCTGGTCGATTGGTGCCTATGGGGTATTAGTAGAGGTGGAAGCTATGATTGCAGAAGCGAAAGAACAAAATACTTTTAAGCTCCCTTTACCCTTTGAGGATACCAATCAAGTTTATCAATTATCTATCAATAATTTGTTATTGAATTGGGGAGTATTAATTCTTCATTCCCTTATTTATTTTCTCCTTACCTATTGGTTGCAAAAAAGAAAAGATATTTTATGA
- a CDS encoding GmrSD restriction endonuclease domain-containing protein: MREVRSSQFVRLWWEIMTISQTKTNPWQKRSRKDVKKLSDNEINEKYEQGERRILLEMNREKLPSFAESLNKPNYVKKRPFYQRRDRWDAQKQSRLIESFLMNIPVPPLILYETSYNSYEVMDGQQRITAIENFYNNKLKLTGLDIWPELEGRTYESLPAKIKDGINRRAISTIVVITESLSNTEEALSLKQLVFERLNTGGVSLSRQEIRNCIYSGKFNELLLKLSENTIFAKAWDIPIDDKEELKENGFYKKMEDVELILRFFALRDIDQYTGNLSKYLDNYMMKKSLNFSDENIQEFEQVFNQTIELVSNIYQDQLFKPFDSKTKTHKSKAYKVYYDAVMISFSNHLSDYQELITRKSAIIDETISLFTQDSQGITHQDKKLKKGLFTGEGDTKDDFKARIQIFDSLIQRVLKQSI, translated from the coding sequence ATGAGGGAAGTCCGGTCATCTCAATTTGTACGCCTCTGGTGGGAAATTATGACAATCTCACAAACTAAAACAAATCCTTGGCAAAAACGTTCCCGAAAGGATGTTAAAAAATTATCAGATAATGAAATTAATGAAAAATATGAACAAGGTGAACGAAGAATATTATTAGAAATGAATCGAGAAAAGTTGCCTAGTTTTGCTGAGTCTTTAAATAAACCTAACTATGTGAAAAAGCGTCCTTTCTATCAGAGACGGGATCGCTGGGACGCACAAAAACAATCGAGACTAATTGAATCTTTTTTGATGAATATTCCCGTACCTCCTCTGATTCTCTATGAAACTTCCTATAACTCCTATGAAGTAATGGATGGTCAACAAAGAATCACAGCAATTGAGAATTTTTATAATAACAAATTAAAATTAACAGGGTTAGATATCTGGCCTGAATTAGAAGGAAGAACCTATGAAAGTCTTCCTGCAAAAATCAAAGATGGTATCAATCGACGCGCCATTTCAACTATAGTTGTTATTACCGAGTCTCTATCGAATACAGAGGAAGCTTTATCTTTAAAACAACTGGTTTTTGAACGCCTCAATACAGGAGGTGTATCTTTGAGTCGCCAAGAAATAAGAAACTGTATTTACTCTGGGAAATTCAATGAACTTTTATTAAAGCTTTCTGAGAATACTATTTTTGCTAAAGCTTGGGATATTCCTATTGATGATAAAGAAGAACTTAAAGAAAATGGATTTTATAAAAAGATGGAAGATGTAGAATTAATCCTCCGTTTTTTTGCCCTGAGGGATATTGATCAATATACTGGTAATTTATCTAAATATCTGGATAATTATATGATGAAAAAAAGTCTTAATTTTTCCGACGAGAATATCCAAGAGTTCGAGCAAGTATTTAACCAAACTATAGAGTTAGTATCTAACATTTATCAGGATCAGTTATTTAAGCCTTTCGATAGTAAAACCAAAACACATAAATCGAAAGCTTATAAAGTTTACTATGATGCGGTGATGATTAGTTTCAGTAACCATTTATCTGATTATCAAGAATTAATTACTAGAAAATCAGCGATAATTGATGAAACTATCAGCTTATTTACTCAAGATTCCCAGGGAATTACTCATCAAGATAAAAAATTAAAAAAAGGACTTTTCACCGGAGAAGGGGATACCAAAGATGATTTTAAAGCTCGTATTCAAATTTTTGATTCTCTGATTCAACGAGTTCTTAAGCAGAGTATTTGA
- a CDS encoding Calx-beta domain-containing protein yields MTNLLQTTLNKTYNQLKNFAGLNDFWNLFEIAFGTQYDHTVATNLRSQWLVGDFSSFPQIEILDSSILGNASGAYGTSTNKIYLAANFLDTATETDIIAVLLEEYGHFIDAHINQTDSAGDEGDIFSNLVRGNSLSAGTLQALKGENDHATITLDGQSIEIEQGVIQLPDLTAGSPALLTWADNLNRYQYENVRTIGGGYRARFKNTFLPGPILNPFPNPIPAGIPPLSTVATTINELPSTEKGLLIHTAGTDHVFGSSSPWTPWSPTTGFSNITNATNFIQTIALSPTGNTRHIFAEDTYNSTVGTPINVGILRYTGVGGVKVTLDWTGPASNNLDVYLTNTLGGSPSYTPSFIGTETTVTNDNIEQIFSTTIPAGNYYIYVTKNSTVTTPFIQDFSIFATANNPVNQGHGWGDVHLVNFDGKPYDFQAVGEFILVKSLIDDFQVQTRQKPWGASTTVSVNTAFATTIDGYNVVYDSELAVGQELKIDGVTYNLASGQSVFLSSSKIQRSGNQYTFTYAGLDGDLSTADDNDVIIASDNGSYIDVYVDPADYRFGVLQGLLGNGDGVSTNDFALRDGTDLGPNPSVQTIHTTYADSWRITQQESLFGTPTFANKSFPANYVSLETLAQQNPQGVANAFAKGREFGIAEGAFLNGGVFDFVVTGDEGFLKGAKLAANLALKNGDIQIPLGSIQGSKWNDANANGIWDTGEKALAGWTIYIDSVANGKLDPWELSTVTNADGQYTFSNLGPGEYAIREVNQTGWIQTFPTTPYALNLKAGEKLTGINFGNYFQLPTINLSPSNQTVVEGLTTPQNASYTVTLSQASNQTVSVNYATSNGTATAGADYTATTGTLTFAPGVTTQVINIPILNDSLNEADETFTLALSSPTNAVLGAVTIATTTITDTITAAVTTTLAANVENLTLTGAAAINGTGNAGNNVITGNTANNLLNGGGGNDTLNGGAGIDTLTGGTGNDIFLFQFSQSTVANPDRITDFAINSDKIDLLSAAGGVLPAPAAFSRAANSAAATLTNVVNAVFTDANGALAGNQALGINGAALVQVTTAGIAGTYIIVNDNVAGFQSANDLLVNVTGITGTLPTGNIPVSNFFV; encoded by the coding sequence ATGACTAATCTTCTTCAGACCACTCTCAACAAGACCTATAACCAACTGAAAAACTTTGCTGGTTTAAATGACTTCTGGAATTTGTTTGAAATAGCATTTGGTACACAATATGACCATACAGTAGCCACAAATCTCCGTTCTCAATGGCTTGTAGGTGATTTTAGTTCATTTCCACAAATTGAAATCCTTGATAGTAGCATTCTTGGTAATGCTAGTGGTGCTTATGGGACTAGCACGAATAAGATTTATCTCGCTGCTAATTTTCTTGATACAGCTACGGAGACAGACATTATTGCGGTTTTGTTAGAAGAATACGGGCATTTTATTGATGCTCATATTAATCAGACGGATAGCGCTGGTGATGAGGGAGACATTTTTTCTAACTTAGTGCGTGGTAATAGTCTCAGTGCTGGGACATTACAGGCTTTGAAAGGTGAGAATGATCATGCGACGATTACATTAGATGGCCAGAGTATTGAGATAGAACAAGGTGTGATACAACTTCCTGACTTGACAGCTGGTTCTCCGGCTCTATTAACGTGGGCTGATAACTTAAATCGCTATCAGTATGAAAATGTACGCACAATAGGTGGCGGATACAGAGCAAGATTTAAGAACACATTCCTACCTGGACCTATTCTAAATCCATTTCCCAACCCTATTCCTGCTGGTATTCCTCCTCTTTCTACAGTGGCTACTACCATCAATGAACTTCCCTCCACAGAAAAGGGATTGCTTATCCATACTGCTGGAACTGATCATGTATTTGGGAGTTCTTCTCCATGGACTCCATGGTCTCCAACTACAGGTTTTTCTAACATCACGAATGCAACTAACTTCATACAAACTATTGCGTTATCGCCTACGGGAAATACCCGCCATATCTTTGCAGAAGATACTTACAATAGCACAGTTGGTACACCAATTAATGTAGGTATATTGAGATATACAGGTGTTGGTGGGGTCAAAGTCACCCTAGATTGGACAGGTCCTGCCAGCAATAATCTAGATGTGTACTTGACGAACACTCTGGGCGGTTCTCCATCGTATACGCCGTCATTTATAGGAACTGAGACAACTGTTACTAATGACAACATCGAACAGATTTTCTCAACTACGATCCCTGCGGGTAACTACTATATTTATGTTACCAAAAATAGTACGGTAACTACTCCCTTCATTCAAGATTTCTCAATCTTTGCCACTGCTAATAATCCAGTAAATCAAGGTCACGGTTGGGGAGATGTGCATCTCGTAAATTTTGATGGAAAACCCTATGATTTTCAAGCAGTTGGGGAGTTTATTCTTGTCAAATCTCTGATAGATGATTTTCAAGTGCAAACCCGTCAAAAACCTTGGGGAGCAAGTACAACTGTTTCTGTCAACACAGCTTTTGCCACAACGATAGATGGTTACAATGTTGTTTATGACTCAGAGCTTGCAGTTGGTCAAGAACTCAAAATTGACGGAGTGACCTATAATTTAGCAAGTGGTCAAAGTGTATTTCTGAGTAGTAGCAAAATCCAGCGTTCAGGTAATCAGTACACCTTCACCTATGCTGGACTAGACGGTGATTTATCCACAGCCGATGATAACGATGTCATCATCGCCTCGGACAATGGAAGCTACATTGATGTTTATGTCGATCCCGCTGACTATCGTTTTGGGGTACTTCAAGGGCTTTTAGGTAATGGTGATGGGGTTAGTACCAATGATTTTGCTCTACGCGATGGCACGGACTTGGGACCTAATCCCTCTGTTCAAACAATACATACAACTTATGCAGATAGTTGGCGGATTACTCAGCAAGAATCCCTTTTCGGGACACCGACATTTGCTAATAAAAGTTTTCCCGCTAATTATGTCTCCTTAGAAACTTTAGCGCAACAAAATCCCCAAGGAGTAGCAAACGCTTTCGCAAAGGGACGGGAATTTGGTATTGCTGAAGGTGCTTTTTTAAATGGTGGGGTTTTCGATTTTGTGGTGACGGGGGATGAAGGTTTTCTTAAAGGAGCGAAGCTGGCGGCAAACTTAGCGCTTAAAAATGGAGACATTCAAATTCCACTTGGAAGCATCCAAGGCAGTAAATGGAACGATGCTAATGCTAATGGTATCTGGGACACAGGTGAAAAAGCCCTAGCCGGTTGGACAATTTACATTGATAGCGTTGCCAATGGAAAATTAGATCCTTGGGAACTCTCCACAGTCACTAACGCTGATGGTCAATATACCTTCAGCAACTTAGGACCAGGAGAATATGCCATCCGAGAAGTGAATCAAACAGGTTGGATACAAACCTTCCCCACCACTCCCTATGCTCTAAACTTGAAAGCAGGGGAAAAATTGACTGGCATTAATTTTGGCAACTACTTTCAGTTACCCACGATTAATCTTAGTCCCAGCAATCAGACTGTTGTTGAAGGTTTAACCACTCCTCAAAACGCCTCCTACACCGTCACTCTTTCCCAGGCAAGCAACCAAACCGTCAGCGTTAACTATGCAACTTCTAACGGTACAGCAACCGCGGGAGCGGATTACACCGCCACCACTGGAACTCTAACCTTTGCCCCTGGTGTTACTACTCAAGTCATCAACATTCCCATTCTCAATGATTCCCTTAATGAGGCAGATGAGACCTTTACTTTAGCTTTGTCTTCTCCTACTAATGCTGTTCTTGGTGCGGTGACGATAGCTACCACGACTATAACCGATACTATCACGGCCGCTGTCACCACGACTTTAGCGGCAAATGTGGAAAACCTGACACTGACGGGAGCAGCCGCCATTAACGGTACTGGTAACGCAGGTAATAACGTGATCACGGGCAACACGGCCAATAACCTTCTCAACGGTGGTGGGGGCAATGATACCCTTAATGGTGGTGCTGGTATTGATACCTTGACGGGGGGAACAGGAAACGATATCTTCCTCTTCCAATTTTCCCAATCTACTGTCGCTAACCCTGACCGGATCACTGATTTTGCGATCAACTCCGACAAAATTGATTTGCTCAGTGCCGCGGGAGGTGTGCTGCCTGCCCCCGCTGCCTTTAGTCGTGCTGCCAATTCTGCCGCTGCCACTTTAACCAATGTCGTGAATGCTGTTTTTACCGATGCCAATGGTGCCTTAGCCGGAAACCAAGCACTTGGTATTAATGGCGCAGCCCTGGTCCAAGTAACCACTGCTGGGATAGCCGGAACCTATATTATTGTCAATGATAATGTTGCTGGTTTCCAAAGTGCCAATGACTTACTGGTTAACGTTACAGGCATTACCGGCACATTACCCACTGGCAATATCCCTGTTTCCAACTTCTTTGTTTAG
- the msrA gene encoding peptide-methionine (S)-S-oxide reductase MsrA has product MVLFGFGKKLTLPTAREALPGRSEKMPVPSTHYVNGHPLQPPFPGGMESAMFGLGCFWGAERKFWQLEGVYTTAVGYAAGITPNPTYQEVCTGMTGHNEVVLVVYDPSVISYEQLLKVFWESHNPTQGMRQGNDTGTQYRSGIYTYSPQQKQLAEKSRSIYQEALNKANYGQITTEILDAPEFYYAEVYHQQYLAKNPGGYCGLGGTKVECPLALDLKLN; this is encoded by the coding sequence ATGGTGTTATTCGGATTCGGAAAAAAATTAACTTTGCCCACAGCAAGGGAAGCACTACCCGGGCGATCGGAAAAAATGCCCGTACCTAGCACCCACTACGTTAACGGTCATCCTTTGCAGCCCCCCTTTCCAGGCGGTATGGAAAGCGCAATGTTTGGTTTAGGCTGTTTTTGGGGAGCAGAGCGGAAATTTTGGCAATTAGAAGGAGTTTACACCACGGCCGTAGGTTATGCGGCTGGTATCACCCCCAATCCCACCTATCAGGAAGTCTGTACCGGCATGACTGGGCATAATGAAGTGGTCTTAGTGGTCTATGATCCCAGTGTGATTTCCTACGAACAACTGTTAAAGGTTTTCTGGGAAAGTCATAATCCCACCCAAGGAATGCGTCAGGGTAATGATACGGGGACTCAGTATCGATCGGGTATCTATACCTATAGTCCCCAGCAAAAGCAATTAGCGGAAAAATCCCGATCGATCTACCAAGAAGCTCTCAATAAAGCGAACTACGGTCAGATTACCACGGAAATTCTCGACGCACCTGAATTTTATTATGCTGAAGTTTATCATCAGCAGTATTTAGCGAAAAACCCCGGCGGTTACTGTGGTTTAGGGGGAACGAAAGTGGAATGTCCGCTCGCTCTTGATCTGAAGTTAAATTAA
- the sir gene encoding sulfite reductase, ferredoxin dependent — MVTTPISPTAKVSKVEGIKERSNYLREPLASELLEDTTHFTDAAVQILKFHGSYQQDNRDNRAKGQEKDYQMMLRTRSPGGFIPAQLYLTLDSLSDRYGNGTLRVTTRQGFQLHGILKKNLKATLGEIIRSMGSTLAACGDVNRNVTAPPAPYKNRPEYGYAWEYANNIADLLTPQTGAYYEIWLDGEKVISAEEAPEVKAARQKDTNGINKNDPIEPIYGQHYMPRKFKMGVTVPGDNSIDIYTNDIGLVVITDANGQLQGFNVLAGGGLGRTHNKEETFPRMADPIGYVDKEEVYDLVKAIVATQRDYGDRGDRRHARMKYILEEWGVEKFRSTVEGYFGQKIAPYQPLPDWEYQDFLGWNEQGDGKLFFGLSVENGRVKNEGSFQLKTALKVIIERFQLPMRLTANHNIILYEIEPQDQQAIEAILKEHGIITDPAEIDPLTRYAMACPAWPTCGLAITESERILPQVIERIRALLNRLGLSKEQFVIRMTGCPNGCARPYMAELGFVGSAPNSYQLWLGGTADQTRLARPYLDKMAIDDLEKVLEPIFVYFQQDQQNNETFGEFCHRVNFPALQAFSATYTPKMTETTTTESKPKRVRKNQNRVSVPDDMFVRLKEASETEKRPMNQIINEALEAYFSQKS, encoded by the coding sequence ATGGTTACAACTCCTATTTCTCCTACCGCCAAGGTTTCTAAAGTCGAAGGTATCAAAGAACGCAGTAATTATCTACGAGAACCTTTGGCCAGTGAACTCCTCGAAGATACAACCCATTTTACCGATGCGGCGGTGCAGATCCTCAAGTTTCACGGTTCCTATCAACAGGATAATCGCGACAATAGAGCCAAAGGTCAAGAAAAAGACTATCAAATGATGTTGCGTACCCGCAGTCCGGGGGGTTTTATTCCCGCGCAACTATATCTTACCCTCGATAGTTTGTCCGATCGCTACGGTAACGGCACTTTACGGGTGACAACCCGCCAAGGCTTCCAATTGCACGGCATTTTAAAGAAAAATCTCAAAGCCACCCTCGGGGAAATTATCCGCAGTATGGGATCCACTTTAGCGGCCTGTGGTGATGTTAACCGCAATGTCACCGCACCGCCAGCCCCCTACAAAAATCGCCCCGAATACGGCTATGCTTGGGAATATGCCAATAATATCGCCGATTTGCTCACTCCCCAAACTGGAGCCTACTACGAAATTTGGCTCGATGGCGAAAAAGTTATCAGTGCAGAAGAAGCGCCAGAAGTCAAGGCTGCGAGACAAAAAGATACAAATGGGATTAACAAAAACGATCCCATCGAACCGATCTACGGTCAACATTATATGCCCCGTAAGTTCAAGATGGGTGTCACCGTGCCGGGAGACAACTCCATCGATATCTACACCAATGACATCGGTTTGGTGGTGATTACCGACGCAAACGGTCAATTACAGGGTTTTAACGTCCTTGCGGGGGGTGGACTGGGAAGAACCCACAATAAGGAGGAAACTTTCCCCAGAATGGCCGATCCGATCGGTTATGTGGACAAAGAAGAGGTGTACGATCTGGTAAAAGCGATCGTGGCAACCCAAAGGGATTACGGTGATCGCGGCGATCGTCGTCATGCGAGAATGAAATATATCCTCGAAGAATGGGGAGTAGAGAAATTCCGCAGCACTGTTGAGGGTTATTTCGGCCAAAAAATTGCCCCCTACCAACCCCTCCCCGATTGGGAATATCAAGACTTTTTGGGATGGAATGAACAGGGAGACGGAAAATTATTTTTTGGTCTTTCTGTGGAGAATGGCCGGGTCAAAAATGAAGGCAGTTTTCAGCTAAAAACCGCCTTAAAAGTGATTATCGAGCGTTTTCAGTTGCCCATGCGCTTGACGGCTAACCATAATATCATTCTCTACGAAATCGAACCCCAGGATCAACAAGCGATCGAGGCGATCCTGAAAGAACACGGAATTATCACCGATCCCGCCGAAATTGACCCTTTAACCCGTTATGCCATGGCCTGTCCCGCTTGGCCCACCTGTGGATTAGCGATTACTGAGTCGGAAAGAATTTTACCCCAGGTGATTGAACGCATTCGCGCCCTGCTTAATCGCTTAGGATTAAGCAAAGAGCAATTTGTCATCCGCATGACAGGATGTCCCAATGGCTGCGCGCGTCCCTATATGGCAGAATTAGGATTTGTGGGTAGCGCTCCCAATTCCTACCAACTCTGGTTGGGGGGAACAGCCGATCAAACTCGACTAGCGCGCCCCTATTTGGATAAAATGGCGATCGATGATCTAGAAAAGGTCTTAGAACCGATTTTCGTTTACTTCCAACAGGATCAACAAAATAACGAAACCTTCGGAGAATTCTGTCATCGAGTCAATTTCCCTGCTTTACAAGCATTTTCAGCCACCTACACACCTAAAATGACCGAAACTACTACCACTGAATCAAAACCCAAACGCGTGCGTAAAAATCAAAACCGTGTCAGCGTCCCCGATGATATGTTTGTCCGTCTCAAGGAAGCTTCGGAAACGGAAAAACGGCCGATGAATCAAATCATCAATGAGGCGCTAGAGGCCTATTTCAGCCAAAAATCCTAA